DNA from Massilia antarctica:
CGAGAAGGTGCCGCCCTGGGTCAGCATGGCGCGGATGTCGGTCGCACCCGCCGCCAGCGGGGTGAAGTCGGCCAGCGCGGCCAGCACCAGCGCCGGGTCGTTCAGCTTCTCGCTGCCGTAGTAGTCGGTGACCCAGTTTTCCCAGCCCGAGTGGTTGTTCGCCAGGGTGCCGAAGGTGTGGTGCGGCTGCAGCAGGTCGGTGGTGTGCAGCACGAAGCCCAGGGTCTGGGCCGATGGCGCCTGCAGGAAGCGGCTGAAGAAATACTGCCCCAGGTTGTCGATCGGCTGGAACGGCATCGCCTGGTAGTCCTCGTACATGTCGCGGGTCGAATAGCTGCCCTGGCGGTAGCGCGCTTCGGTGATGCCGTAGCTGTTGTACTTGGACGCATCGCCGAACCAGCCACCCAGATTGCCCGGACCATCGTCCAGGTAATCGTTGACCAGCCAGCCCGCCGCCAGGTTATCGATGTCGCCGGCGTTTTTCATCTTGCTGTAGTTGTAGCCGCCGAAGTCGTTGCCGTGCACGTCGGCGCCCTGGGTGTGGCTCTGGAAGTGCCAGAACGAGGAATAGCGCGCCAGGCCCGAGCCGGCACCCCATACGGGCGAGGTCTGGCAGTTGCCGGTGGTGGCGCCGCAGATGTAGGTATCCTCGAAGTAGTCGACGTCGTGCGCGCCCTGCCCGATGACGGCGGCGAATTGGTCCATCGTGTAGCCGGCCCTGGTCACGCCGGCGAGCAGCTTGGCGTATTTGGTCTGGGCCGGGTGGGTCTTCATGAATTGCACTGCGTCGAGCACGATCTGGCGGTGCGTTTCGGTGTTCCACGCCTTGGCGGGGAGGCAGGCGGCCATGGCGAGTGCCAGCGGTACCAGCTTGATTGCTGCTTTCATGCGAGGTTTCCTTCGGTGGTGGTGAGTAAATTATTGGTTTTGCTTGCGCGGGATTGCCGCCGCGGCGCTGGCGCCCTGCGCGATGCGCAGCCCGGCGCGCACGACTTCGCGCTCGTCGATGACCAGGCCGCGCTGCTGGCGGTGCAGCAGGCCGACCCGGCTCTGGTCGAGCAGGCTCAGGTCGCGCAGTTCGTACTGCCCGCGCACGCCGGCCAGCAAGGCCGCGTCGTACCCCAGTTCGATGTTGCCGGCGCCCGGCTCCAGCCAAGCCGCCGAATGCGCCACGGCCACCGGCGCCATGGCGCCATTGACCATGCCATACAGGAGCGCGCGCACTTCGTAACGCCCGCCGGCGCCGACTTCCACGCCGAAGCGCGCGACCAGTTTGTCGGTCTGGTCGATCAGGTTGACGTTGCCATCGAAGCGCGCCTGTGGCATGGCGACCGCCACGCCCAGGCGCAGGTTACGCTTCACGGCAAGGTTGCCGCTGCCCGCTTCGGCCGCCGCCCTCACCTCCCACAGGCCGGGCGCCGGATTCTCGTCGGCGTCGATGCGGTGGCGCGCGCTCAGCAGGCCGTCGCGGCCGCGCTTGAACTCCAGCGGGAAGGTGCGTCCGGCGGGCGAGACCAGCACGGCGGCCATCTTGTCGACGGTGCGGCGTTGCATGCCGGCGGTGTCGCCCAGCGCAGCCGGTTCCAGCGCGTCGGCGTGGATTACCAGTTCCTGGCCGTGCAGGTACTCGGCCGCCTCGGTGCGCAGGGTCAGCGCGACCGCGCTCGCCGGTTCGGCCACGTTGACCAGGTAGCGCGCGCCCGCATCGGCGGCGGGGGCATCGGCGCGCAAGGTGAAGCTGCCGGCGCCCAGCGACGGATGCAGGCGGAACGCCGACGTGCCCTGGGCGAAGCCGTGGCCGGCCTTGGCCAGGCGGTC
Protein-coding regions in this window:
- a CDS encoding phospholipase; translated protein: MKAAIKLVPLALAMAACLPAKAWNTETHRQIVLDAVQFMKTHPAQTKYAKLLAGVTRAGYTMDQFAAVIGQGAHDVDYFEDTYICGATTGNCQTSPVWGAGSGLARYSSFWHFQSHTQGADVHGNDFGGYNYSKMKNAGDIDNLAAGWLVNDYLDDGPGNLGGWFGDASKYNSYGITEARYRQGSYSTRDMYEDYQAMPFQPIDNLGQYFFSRFLQAPSAQTLGFVLHTTDLLQPHHTFGTLANNHSGWENWVTDYYGSEKLNDPALVLAALADFTPLAAGATDIRAMLTQGGTFSYKYGGAVLSSDDHAVRRGVARKMVPHSIAMVVRLLDRAAERLAI
- a CDS encoding DUF4785 domain-containing protein, with the protein product MSTKHQLSFLLPVLLGTFCASAGAASRLELLPAQAGDLAAPAALARSSRLGMAIAAPESRRDAVAVSWAAGTQPLAKSAPFVGESREYYTDISAAELAAGVAIRTSAPQAVIRVQPTAAASARGAKPIDPRAIRVRTAQGKDFNNGAGMDMLVDADRLAKAGHGFAQGTSAFRLHPSLGAGSFTLRADAPAADAGARYLVNVAEPASAVALTLRTEAAEYLHGQELVIHADALEPAALGDTAGMQRRTVDKMAAVLVSPAGRTFPLEFKRGRDGLLSARHRIDADENPAPGLWEVRAAAEAGSGNLAVKRNLRLGVAVAMPQARFDGNVNLIDQTDKLVARFGVEVGAGGRYEVRALLYGMVNGAMAPVAVAHSAAWLEPGAGNIELGYDAALLAGVRGQYELRDLSLLDQSRVGLLHRQQRGLVIDEREVVRAGLRIAQGASAAAAIPRKQNQ